Proteins encoded by one window of Xiphias gladius isolate SHS-SW01 ecotype Sanya breed wild chromosome 15, ASM1685928v1, whole genome shotgun sequence:
- the nt5c2b gene encoding cytosolic purine 5'-nucleotidase isoform X3, protein MTTSWSDRLQNYADLPANMDGLTMKKYRREPYHRVFVNRSLAMEKIKCFGFDMDYTLAVYKSPEYESLGFTLTVERLVSIGYPQELLSFVYDPSFPTRGLVFDTMYGNLLKVDAYGNILVCVHGFNFLRGPEIRERYPNKFIQRDDTERFYILNTLFNLPETYLFACLVDFFSNCDRYTRGRMLSCLAGDPSNKGSCETGFKDGDLFMSYKSMFQDVRDAVDWVHFKGTLKEKTVENLEKYVVKDGKLPLLLSRMNEVAKVFLATNSDYKYTDKIMTYLFDFPHGPKPGTSHRPWQSYFDLILVDARKPLFFGEGTVLRQVDTTTGRLKIGTYTGPLQHGIVYSGGSSDIVCDLLGAKGKDIVYIGDHIFGDILKSKKRQGWRTFLVIPELAQELHVWTDKSSLFEELQGLDIFLAELYKHLDSSSNERPDISTIQRRVKKVTHDMDMCYGMMGSLFRSGSRQTLFASQVMRYADLYAASFINLLYYPFSYLFRAAHVLMPHESTVEHTHVDIDTESPLATRNRTQCSDCKDLECKRTQLTRSFSEIKPPNLFPQTPQEITHCHDEDDDEEEEEEEEEEEEEEEE, encoded by the exons TGTACAAGTCACCGGAGTACGAATCACTAGGCTTTACGCTCACAGTGGAGCGTCTGGTTTCCATTGGTTACCCCCAGGAGCTGCTCAGCTTCGTGTACGACCCATCCTTTCCCACCAG GGGCCTTGTGTTTGATACCATGTATGGAAACCTATTGAAGGTTGATGCCTATGGTAATATCCTGGTCTGCGTCCATGGATTCAACTTCCTCCGAGG CCCTGAGATCCGTGAACGATATCCAAACAAGTTCATCCAGAGAGATGATACAGAGCGCTTTTATATCCTTAACACACTCTTCAACCTGCCAG agACCTACCTCTTTGCCTGCCTAGTAGATTTCTTCTCCAACTGTGACAGATACACAAG GGGGAGAATGCTTTCCTGTTTGGCTGGGGACCCCTCCAACAAGGGAAG CTGTGAAACAGGCTTCAAAGACGGCGACCTCTTCATGTCCTATAAGAGCATGTTCCAGGATGTCCGCGACGCTGTCGATTGGGTCCACTTCAAG GGCACTCTGAAGGAGAAGACAGTTGAGAACTTGGAGAAGTACGTGGTGAAAGAT GGGAAGCTGCCTCTTCTCCTCAGCCGAATGAATGAAGTAGCCAAGGTTTTCTTGGCTACCAACAGTGACTACAAATACACTGAT AAAATCATGACCTACCTGTTTGACTTCCCCCATGGCCCCAAG CCTGGTACCTCCCACCGGCCCTGGCAGTCCTACTTTGATCTGATCCTGGTGGACGCCAGGAAGCCACTGTTCTTTGGAGAGGGTACGGTGCTCAGACAAGTCGACACG aCAACAGGGCGTCTTAAGATAGGAACCTACACAGGACCTCTGCAGCATGGGATAGTCTACTCTGGAG GTTCGTCAGACATCGTGTGTGACCTGCTGGGGGCCAAGGGGAAGGACATAGTCTACATCGGGGACCATATCTTTGGAGACATCCTCAAGTCCAAGAAACGTCAGGGCTGGAGGACATTCCTGGTTATACCTGAGCTGGCCCAAGAGCTGCACGTGTGGACCGACAAGAGCt CCTTATTCGAAGAACTGCAGGGCCTGGACATTTTCTTGGCTGAACTCTACAA ACATCTGGACAGCAGCAGTAACGAGAGGCCAGACATCAGCACTATTCAGAGAAGAGTCAAG AAAGTGACACACGACATGGACATGTGCTACGGCATGATGGGTAGCCTTTTCCGCAGTGGTTCCAGACAGACCCTGTTTGCCTCCCAAGTGATGCGTTATGCCGACCTGTACGCAGCCTCCTTCATCAACCTACTGTACTACCCCTTCAGCTACCTCTTCAGAGCTGCACACGTACTG ATGCCCCACGAGTCAACGGTTGAACACACCCATGTGGACATTGACACAGAGTCACCGCTGGCCACGCGCAACCGCACCCAATGCAGCGACTGCAAAGACCTGGAGTGCAAACGTACCCAGCTGACCCGCTCCTTCAGCGAGATCAAACCTCCCAACCTATTCCCCCAGACTCCCCAGGAGATCACTCACTGccatgatgaggatgatgatgaggaggaagaagaggaagaggaagaggaggaggaggaggaggaggagtaa
- the nt5c2b gene encoding cytosolic purine 5'-nucleotidase isoform X2 → MEKIKCFGFDMDYTLAVYKSPEYESLGFTLTVERLVSIGYPQELLSFVYDPSFPTRGLVFDTMYGNLLKVDAYGNILVCVHGFNFLRGPEIRERYPNKFIQRDDTERFYILNTLFNLPETYLFACLVDFFSNCDRYTSCETGFKDGDLFMSYKSMFQDVRDAVDWVHFKGTLKEKTVENLEKYVVKDGKLPLLLSRMNEVAKVFLATNSDYKYTDKIMTYLFDFPHGPKPGTSHRPWQSYFDLILVDARKPLFFGEGTVLRQVDTTTGRLKIGTYTGPLQHGIVYSGGSSDIVCDLLGAKGKDIVYIGDHIFGDILKSKKRQGWRTFLVIPELAQELHVWTDKSSLFEELQGLDIFLAELYKHLDSSSNERPDISTIQRRVKKVTHDMDMCYGMMGSLFRSGSRQTLFASQVMRYADLYAASFINLLYYPFSYLFRAAHVLMPHESTVEHTHVDIDTESPLATRNRTQCSDCKDLECKRTQLTRSFSEIKPPNLFPQTPQEITHCHDEDDDEEEEEEEEEEEEEEEE, encoded by the exons TGTACAAGTCACCGGAGTACGAATCACTAGGCTTTACGCTCACAGTGGAGCGTCTGGTTTCCATTGGTTACCCCCAGGAGCTGCTCAGCTTCGTGTACGACCCATCCTTTCCCACCAG GGGCCTTGTGTTTGATACCATGTATGGAAACCTATTGAAGGTTGATGCCTATGGTAATATCCTGGTCTGCGTCCATGGATTCAACTTCCTCCGAGG CCCTGAGATCCGTGAACGATATCCAAACAAGTTCATCCAGAGAGATGATACAGAGCGCTTTTATATCCTTAACACACTCTTCAACCTGCCAG agACCTACCTCTTTGCCTGCCTAGTAGATTTCTTCTCCAACTGTGACAGATACACAAG CTGTGAAACAGGCTTCAAAGACGGCGACCTCTTCATGTCCTATAAGAGCATGTTCCAGGATGTCCGCGACGCTGTCGATTGGGTCCACTTCAAG GGCACTCTGAAGGAGAAGACAGTTGAGAACTTGGAGAAGTACGTGGTGAAAGAT GGGAAGCTGCCTCTTCTCCTCAGCCGAATGAATGAAGTAGCCAAGGTTTTCTTGGCTACCAACAGTGACTACAAATACACTGAT AAAATCATGACCTACCTGTTTGACTTCCCCCATGGCCCCAAG CCTGGTACCTCCCACCGGCCCTGGCAGTCCTACTTTGATCTGATCCTGGTGGACGCCAGGAAGCCACTGTTCTTTGGAGAGGGTACGGTGCTCAGACAAGTCGACACG aCAACAGGGCGTCTTAAGATAGGAACCTACACAGGACCTCTGCAGCATGGGATAGTCTACTCTGGAG GTTCGTCAGACATCGTGTGTGACCTGCTGGGGGCCAAGGGGAAGGACATAGTCTACATCGGGGACCATATCTTTGGAGACATCCTCAAGTCCAAGAAACGTCAGGGCTGGAGGACATTCCTGGTTATACCTGAGCTGGCCCAAGAGCTGCACGTGTGGACCGACAAGAGCt CCTTATTCGAAGAACTGCAGGGCCTGGACATTTTCTTGGCTGAACTCTACAA ACATCTGGACAGCAGCAGTAACGAGAGGCCAGACATCAGCACTATTCAGAGAAGAGTCAAG AAAGTGACACACGACATGGACATGTGCTACGGCATGATGGGTAGCCTTTTCCGCAGTGGTTCCAGACAGACCCTGTTTGCCTCCCAAGTGATGCGTTATGCCGACCTGTACGCAGCCTCCTTCATCAACCTACTGTACTACCCCTTCAGCTACCTCTTCAGAGCTGCACACGTACTG ATGCCCCACGAGTCAACGGTTGAACACACCCATGTGGACATTGACACAGAGTCACCGCTGGCCACGCGCAACCGCACCCAATGCAGCGACTGCAAAGACCTGGAGTGCAAACGTACCCAGCTGACCCGCTCCTTCAGCGAGATCAAACCTCCCAACCTATTCCCCCAGACTCCCCAGGAGATCACTCACTGccatgatgaggatgatgatgaggaggaagaagaggaagaggaagaggaggaggaggaggaggaggagtaa